A single region of the Mugil cephalus isolate CIBA_MC_2020 chromosome 4, CIBA_Mcephalus_1.1, whole genome shotgun sequence genome encodes:
- the wdr1 gene encoding WD repeat-containing protein 1, which yields MPYELKHVFASLPQMERGVAKVIGGDPKGNNFLYTNGKSVIIRNIENPAIADIYTEHAHQVSVAKYAPSGYYIASGDATGKIRIWDTTQKEHILKYEYTPISGKVKDIAWTEDSKRIAVVGDGREKFGAVFLWDSGSSVGEVSGHAKVINSVDIKQTRPYRLVTGSDDTCGSYFEGPPFKFKFTLRDHSQFVNCVRFAPDGSRFVTAGADGQIFMYDGKTGERVGSLGGEKAHNGGIYAVSWSPDSSQLISASGDKTVKLWDVGAGTAVTTFKMGTDVTDQQLGCLWQNNHLLSISLSGYINYLDKSNPDRPIRTVKGHSKSIQCLTVHKGDGRSYIYSGSHDGHINYWDAETGENDCFSGKGHGNQVSKMVTDDANELVTCSMDDTLRYTSLTKKEYSASDVVKMDAQPKSVSVAVGGLSLSVCIGQVVLLKDKKKVFTLDNLSYEAEVGAIHPGGTTAAVGGADGNVHLYSIQGNTLKEESQVLEAKGPITDMAYSNDGAYLATIDERKVAMVFNVADGYSVKNEFYGHHAKPVTLAWSPDNEHFATGGMDMMVYVWTITDPDERIKIPDTHRLHHVSGLAWIDEHTLVTASHDASIKQWTIKY from the exons atgCCGTATGAACTGA AACATGTATTCGCCAGCCTCCCGCAGATGGAGAGGGGAGTGGCAAAGGTGATCGGCGGTGATCCCAAAGGCAACAACTTTCTCTACACCAATGGCAAGTCTGTCATCATCAGGAACATTGAG AACCCGGCCATTGCGGACATTTACACCGAACATGCCCACCAAGTATCTGTTGCCAAGTACGCCCCCAGCGGATACTACATTGCATCTGGAG ATGCAACAGGAAAGATCCGTATCTGGGACACCACCCAGAAGGAGCACATACTCAAATACGAGTATACCCCTATTTCTGGAAAGGTTAAGGACATCGCGTGGACAGAGGACAGCAAGAGAATTGCTGTTGTCGGGGACGGACGAGAGAA GTTCGGGGCTGTGTTCTTGTGGGACTCTGGCTCCTCAGTGGGAGAAGTGTCTGGACATGCGAAAGTAATCAACAGCGTGGACATAAAGCAGACACGCCCTTACCGCCTTGTCACCGGCAGCGATGACACCTGCGGCTCCTACTTCGAGGGGCCTCCTTTCAAGTTCAAGTTCACATTACGG GATCACAGCCAGTTTGTCAACTGCGTTCGCTTCGCGCCAGATGGAAGCCGCTTCGTCACAGCCGGCGCTGACGGCCAG ATTTTCATGTACGATGGAAAGACCGGGGAGCGTGTCGGCTCCCTGGGCGGAGAGAAGGCCCACAATGGAGGAATCTACGCT GTCAGCTGGAGCCCTGACAGCTCCCAACTGATCTCCGCCTCAGGGGACAAGACGGTGAAGCTGTGGGATGTCGGTGCAGGTACGGCTGTCACCACCTTCAAGATGGGCACTGATGTGACAGACCAGCAGCTGGGCTGCCTGTGGCAGAACAACCACCTCCTCAGCATCTCCTTGTCGGGATACATCAACTACCTGGACAAGAGCAATCCTGACAGGCCCATTCGCACAGTCAAG GGACACTCAAAGTCCATCCAGTGTCTGACGGTGCACAAAGGTGACGGGCGTTCATACATCTACTCAGGGAGTCACGATGGACACATTA ATTACTGGGATGCCGAAACTGGAGAGAACGACTGCTTCTCTGGAAAGGGACACGGCAACCAAGTGAGCAAGATGGTGACTGATGACGCCAACGAGCTGGTGACGTGCAGCATGGACGATACTCTGCGCTACACCAGCCTCACCAAGAAGGAGTACAG TGCCTCtgatgtggtgaagatggatGCCCAGCCTAAGAGTGTGTCGGTGGCAGTGGGAGGGCTGTCGCTCTCCGTCTGCATTGGGCAG GTTGTCTTGCTGAAGGACAAGAAGAAAGTCTTCACATTGGACAATCTTAGCTATGAAGCAGAGGTTGGCGCTATCCATCCTGGTGGCACCACTGCTGCAGTGGGGGGAGCA GATGGAAACGTCCACCTGTACTCGATCCAGGGAAACACTCTGAAGGAGGAGAGTCAAGTTCTTGAGGCCAAAGGTCCCATCACTGACATGGCCTACTCTAATGATGGAGCCTATCTGGCCACCATAGATGAGAGGAAAGTGGCCATGGTTTTCAACGTGGCAGACGGCTACTCG gTCAAAAATGAGTTTTACGGACACCACGCCAAACCGGTGACTTTGGCCTGGTCGCCTGACAATGAGCACTTTGCAACCGGTGGGATGGACATGATGGTGTACGTCTGGACCATCACCGACCCAGACGAGAGGATCAAAATCCCAG ATACTCATCGACTGCACCACGTCAGCGGCCTGGCCTGGATAGATGAGCACACTCTAGTCACTGCCTCTCATGATGCCAGCATCAAGCAGTGGACTATTAAATACTGA